GAAGCAGTAAAGCCACTAATGCGTCACTAAAGGATTAGAGCACCAGGACCTGGTGGACGTCATTCATGTGTGACAGTGTGGTATAATATCTACATATCGGGGTTAGGATAGCATTGGTCAAATATGCATAACAGCATCTGTgacgaacaaaaaaaaaaaatatataataatagttgACAGTGTAATTTAAATGCTCAATGGAGGATGGTCTACGTTGTCTTCTCAAAGAGCTGACTAAATCCAGCAAGCAATATATGTGACGTTTTTCTgctttataaaagaaaatgaaaaagaacgAGACGGGAGACGGAGCGGTTGTCCCTCCTTCATCGGCGGGCAGCCCGTCGCTTTAGTACACCGGGCTGTTGCGGATCCCGCAGCACAACACCATGCTGAAGATCATCTCGAAGATCTAGGGCGATGAAACACGAACACAAGTGTGGATTAGAAATTCTTGTCCTCAAGGGGGAAGCaaaatatattcacatataagaaattactgagccttttttttttcaaacttggaacaatatatttttgacCCATTTTAATAGGAGCCAATTGGCCAGAGGCTCTTTAGCAGCGTAGGGAAGTCAGAGAGTATTAAGGAAAGGACTTTGTTGGTTCTATTCTTTttgtgggatttgttgacagcaGTATAGATTTAGAATAAGAGAGAGAATAAATCTCATCCTTTAATACAGACCAATTACTTAAAATGTCCAATAGACAGAAGAAACAGAGGAACGGTAccaacaccaaaacaaaacttaccaTACATTTAGGAATATAAACGTGTTAAAAGTCCAAACACTAGCAGCCATAAAAGCCTACTTAATTGAAATAAATCCTCTATGTAGCTACAGTTACTAAACGTGTGTTATGGTGGTTATGTTACGGCACCTCTTGTATACTTTTGGGTAAGTTCATGGAATAAGTACACCATGTCAGTGAAAGGTTTGACATCCGTGAGGTGCAGCTTCATGTCCTCACCATAATAACTGCGACCACCAGGGCGGCGATACCAATCAGGTAGATCTTATCCGTGAACAATTCCTCGATCCTCGAGTGGCAGCTCTGCAAAGGAGAACCATGAAAACATATCATTTATAAACGCTTCAAAACGGCAATCATTTATTCATTGCCCTGTGTACTGAATTTGAGGTcaaggggaaaagaaaaaagtggtAGATTTTACTTTAGCTTATTAATATTTTAGAACTATTTCATAGTTGTGCCCGTGACCAGTTTGAAGGAGCCGCCCTCCTCCTCAGGATATCACACTACTATACTGACACATTTATGGGGTTTTTTGGTCTGCTGTCCATCTTTGATTATAATTATATACTTTGTCAAACAGTATACAAGAAATTCTCTACTATTTGTTTCTACTTTTCAAATCAGAATTAGCTAGCGCTGTGGCTCTGGGGGTGGTTGGTCATCTAACTAATACTTATAaactaattaataataaataaaaataatactctGCAATGTTACTTTGAGCCACAGACATACTTTGTATTTAGTGCTAATTTGCACTCATTCATTTACCAATCaaattggttttaaatgttatttcatattAGTGTTTACCATGTCCCTTGCATTTAGTTGATTACCATTACACCCATAgtcaaaaatgctgtttttttatttattagtccACGTTTTCTATCCCCTGATCGCTTTGGGGGTAAAAGCCAGAGCTTCTTGTTAAAGATATTGGCTACATACACTGGAAAAAACACCAGTTCCATAAAACCGAACACAAGACAACCCCAGCAGACCTGGATTGGACTCGGTCATTTCAGTAATGTCAATGTGCTGCCAAGAAATCAAGTTTAGGCCCACGAGCAGCACGAGTCGTGAATACAGATAACTTTCCTTGAATATCTTTCCCTGAAGACTTTGCACTCAGCAGCTGTTTCATGTCTCCAGCCTTTAACCCAGCCCTCGGTAATTCTCTGCAACACAGATTTTTGTTGGAATACTAAACTCCGTTCATTTCCCCATCCAAAGACTGCTTCACATCAGTGTTTCTCAACCTTTCCAGGCCTCTGACCCCATGgaactttattttttgcagtTTAACTGGTGgcatgaaagaaaaagtttgacattATGGCAAGTACTCTCAATCTtatcatctaactctctgccaGAAAGTGAATGAGACACTCTGATATGTGCGTATGGAGCCGGAGCCAGAACAATATATAATACACTAAATTGAAGTATCTTCAAAGTCTGTTCTCTTTAAATATTGTAGCGACCCTTTACTGTTTGGAGATCTGTTTTAGCAGTGAGTGGAGAGCATTCCTGTTGGTGACGTAGCTCTGttgggtgtgtgtgaatggaactggagaagaagaagctgtttttACCATGACACTTTGTTTCCCTGGCACTTCTTTTTGTGTGATTCAATAAACCGGTTCATGCAAGGACTTTTTGTGACGCCCATGTCTACAATGAATTATGAACATACTTACAATGCCTTACAATCTGCTTATAGCACTGTATAGTTATAGAAATAAGTGCTCACAAATATTCAGAATGTTTCATAACAATATTCGCAACACATAAAATGGCATTTGAGTGACTTATGAGGTCAAGTGTCACTGCCACTCACTGACATAGTTTTTGAAAGGATCATAGTGTATTATAACTCTCatagttgtaatacattataatatttttcattatgcACTATAATCACTGCAGTgatgcattataatgtgattacaAGTTACTATAAgggtcattgtttgctttaataaaaaaaagtgaaatctaTTTCTCAAATTGTAGTGTAATACATTGTTACGTTGCTTATAGCAAACCCTTACCACCAAGAGTTGTTttcacattataatgcattataacagtgatttataattcattatagAAACATTACGAACACAACAAGCTCTCAGTCCGGTCCGAGCTGTTGGCTCATGAAAGTGGTGATGGGACTGTTAAGATGGATGATCACACTTACAGTTGAAACTCCAGATTGTGGGCAGATGTCAGTCATGCCAAGCGTGTCCGTAACCTTTGTCAGGAAGCTGGTCCCATGGCCTTTACCGCAGCAGTtcagctgaaacacaaacaccaacacagtgATGATCCCTGTCGTTTACACAGTACCCCCGTCTGTAAAAGTGTTCATAGTGGAACAGACAGCAGCTTGCAGAGTTTAAATTGTTAAAGATTCATGATCTTCAGCCCTCACTCCTCTCTTCTAATTTATTATACATGTCTATAAACAGGTTTCCTTTTAATAACTTATATTCCGTATTCATCATATAACATCTGTTGGAACTTGCTACCCTGTCGTTATTTTTCTCTAAGGAGTTCTTCAGTGGGCAAAGCTGCTCTGTTGAAGTATTTCCTATTATCAGTtcctatttcaaatatttcttgTGAGATATAACTAAGTATCCCAGATAATGTACCAATGCTATAGGTTTAAGTTAGTTCAGCTTTGTTTATTAGAAGTAGGGCCTGATATCGGTATTCCATACAACTGAAATAACCCAGAATCAAGTAGTAGAGAACCTTCTCCAGTCAAACCAGGTATAATAAAGCACTTTATTGGTATAAAGATCTCTTTTAGTTCACTggtattgtcattttttaaacaataaccAGCTCGAGTCATGTGGAGTGGCCAATGGCTCAAATACTACATTACCCACATGCTTCTGTCTGTTAGCCAATCCAATCCGTCTCCAGCTAATTCAAAATGCTGGTGGAAAGGATTGAAATTAAATTCGATTTGTGATCTAGGTTGGATGGAAATGCCAAAACCTTATCTCTAGTTTTAAAGCCTAGAAATAATTTTCCAAATCTGATGTCCTTTGTTAGGACAAGTACATCTTACGTTTCGCCTAGTTTAAGgcagtcatatatatatatgaaaatacacataaacCATTTTAACACAATTATAGCACAAATGATACATGTGAGAGTGTATCCATACCGTCTCATGGAAGACCTTGAGCACAGTGGCGGTAGCATGTTTCTTTTCCGGGTCAGTGATGCTTTGGGTCATACCCTTATCGTACACAGTGTCATAGAAGTTGGTCATCTCCGTCGACACCTAAAACAGGAACAAAGACATTTCTTTTGGCTCAGGCTCAAACTTGTAAAAGGTGTTCCCATAATTCAGTTTTATAGGACAGAGATACTAAAAACATTAAGCACCGAGTGACATGAAAGGGCATTTGTACTGAAAACAACTGCGTTTTAAAGCAGGCGGCATCCgctgggtctgaaaagtgaagcttaTGTGAAAGTGTCTTAAACATACATTCTTTTTCCTGGCCATCAAGGTCGACATTACATTAccttacattacagtcatttagcagacgcttttatccaaagcgacttacagtcagtagtatatattgcatatcattcacccattcacacactgatgaaaggctaccatgcaaggtgccaccatcagactcgaactaacattcatcatccagtccacaacttggggttaagtgtcttgcccaaggacacatcgactgctgaagccgggtatcgaaccaccgaccctctgattggagaactaccttgctctccactacgccacagccgcccctcgACATCTCTGATTATAGTTTTTacatagaagtctatgagaaaacgaccctacttctcacttgattttacctcagtaaacattgtagaCAAGAGATTATGGTCTTGATAACTACTTTAAAATCTTCCtcattacagcatgatgttcatttcgtaaattatggtcccatttagagaaAAATTGAATATAAAGCAGGGTTTGCTTTAAGGCGTGGCCATCTTGTgtttgacaggtcgctaccacagtTTTGTTCGGTCTGgtagttgtctgtgtttttgtcttacaactttgaCCCTTTCACCGTGtgttttcaattcatgaaagataattgtgacattttggtcgcctaagAA
This region of Anoplopoma fimbria isolate UVic2021 breed Golden Eagle Sablefish chromosome 2, Afim_UVic_2022, whole genome shotgun sequence genomic DNA includes:
- the LOC129098598 gene encoding CD81 antigen-like, with the translated sequence MGVEGCTKCIKYLLFFLNFIFWLAGGVILGVALWLRHDPKTSNLLELELDGAHAPSTFYISVHILIAVGAVMMVVGFLGCYGAIQESQCLLGTFFACLVILFACEVAAGIWGFMHKDTVSTEMTNFYDTVYDKGMTQSITDPEKKHATATVLKVFHETLNCCGKGHGTSFLTKVTDTLGMTDICPQSGVSTSCHSRIEELFTDKIYLIGIAALVVAVIMIFEMIFSMVLCCGIRNSPVY